Part of the Solwaraspora sp. WMMA2065 genome is shown below.
TCGGCGGCGATCCGGTCCGGATCCTCGCTGGTGTAGGCGACCGCATCACCGCCGACCTCAGGCAGCGACAGCCGCGGCGTGGTCAGCACCGGGGTACCGCAGGCCATCGCCTCCAGGATCGGCAGGCCGAAGCCCTCCCCATAGGACGGGTAGGCGGCGACGAGGGCACCGCCGAGGAAACCGGGCAGGTCGGCGTAGCGCAGGTAGCCGGGACGCAGCAGCCGCAGGTGGGCCGGGACGTCGGAGACGGCACGGTCGATGTCGTCGTCGTGGCCCTGCCCGCCGGCGACCACGAGCGCCGGCGGATCGGGCCGGTCCTGCACCGCGCGCACCCAGCCCCGGATCAGGTTGGGCACGTTCTTGCGCGGCTCCTTGGCACCGAGGAACGCGATGTAGTCGGTGCCGGTCAGCCCGAGCCGGGCCCGTACCCGGGCCTTCTCTTCGTCGCTGGGCACGTGGAAGGCGCCGCAGTCGACGCCGTGGTACGCCACGTCGATCCGGGCCTGGTCGGCGTTGAGCAGCCGGATCAGCTCGTCACGGCTGGCCTTGCTGGGCACGATCACCCGACTGGCCCGGCGCAGCGAGGTCTTGATCGCGCTGCGGAAGAAGGTTCGCCGCGACTTGTCGTAGTGCTCCGGTTCCGTGAAGAACGTCGCATCGTGCACAGTTACCGTTACCGGACATCCCGCCCGCATCGGACAGGTGTAGTACGGCGAGTGCAGCACATCAGCACCGGCCTGCTGGGCGAGCAGCGGCAACCCGGTCTGCTCCCAGGCCAGCCGGGCCGGGCGATGCGCGACGGCGGCCGGCGCGGCGATCACGTCGGCGGCCGGCAACATCCGGGTGTACCGCTCGACATCTGTACGCAGCGCTACGACGGAGAGCTCGACGCCGCTGCCGATGAGCGCGCCGAGGGCCCCCAGCAGGCCGTCAACGTATCGACCGACACCACCGCGGTCGGTGGGCACGCTCGTTGCGTCGATGAGTACGCGGGGCGGTCGACCGGCGGTCACTGGGCAACTCCTCTAAGGGGGTGGTGGAGGGTTGTGAAGAACGACACGTGTGCCAAGACTACGCCGCCCGACGCCGTCCGCCGTGTCGACGACGCGACCGAAAACGCGTCGCGGCGAACCGCGCCGCCGACGATCAGCGGGGCGAGACCACCCGGTGACAGCGTGTACGTACAGTGACGGCGCTACGCTCGGCCCGATGACCAACAACCTGGCCGGGCTGCTCGCGGTCGCCGTCACTGCGGACCCGACGCGGCCCCTGCTCACCTGGTACGACGACGCGACCGGCGACCGGACCGAGCTGTCCGGTGCGACGCTGGCCAACTGGGTGGCCAAGACCGCCAACCTGGTGGTGGACGGGGCCGGCGCGGCCGCCGGTGACCACGCCGACGTCGCGTTGCCGGCCCACTGGCAGACCGCCGGCGTCCTGCTCGGTTGCTGGTCGGCCGCGCTGGTGGTGCGGACCGCCCCGGCCGCTGGGCCCGGCACCCCGGCCGGCCGGGACCCCCTGCCGGCGCTGCCCGACGACCCGGCTGCGGAAGTGCTCTTCGCCAGCCCACCGGCGGTGCCCGAGGTCGATCGGCGGCCCGCCGGTGAGCGCTACCTGCTCAGCCTCGCCCCGATGGCGGCACCCGCCCGGGAGCTGCCGTCCGGCTGGACCGACTACATCACCGAGGTACGCGGCCACGGCGACCATTTCACTCCGTACCCGGCGGTCGACCGACAGGACGCGGAGCTGGCC
Proteins encoded:
- a CDS encoding glycosyltransferase family 1 protein; its protein translation is MTAGRPPRVLIDATSVPTDRGGVGRYVDGLLGALGALIGSGVELSVVALRTDVERYTRMLPAADVIAAPAAVAHRPARLAWEQTGLPLLAQQAGADVLHSPYYTCPMRAGCPVTVTVHDATFFTEPEHYDKSRRTFFRSAIKTSLRRASRVIVPSKASRDELIRLLNADQARIDVAYHGVDCGAFHVPSDEEKARVRARLGLTGTDYIAFLGAKEPRKNVPNLIRGWVRAVQDRPDPPALVVAGGQGHDDDIDRAVSDVPAHLRLLRPGYLRYADLPGFLGGALVAAYPSYGEGFGLPILEAMACGTPVLTTPRLSLPEVGGDAVAYTSEDPDRIAADLVALLDDEARRHALAKAGVDRAKEFTWSSSAEVHVASWSRAASMNRAAW
- a CDS encoding TIGR03089 family protein, with product MTNNLAGLLAVAVTADPTRPLLTWYDDATGDRTELSGATLANWVAKTANLVVDGAGAAAGDHADVALPAHWQTAGVLLGCWSAALVVRTAPAAGPGTPAGRDPLPALPDDPAAEVLFASPPAVPEVDRRPAGERYLLSLAPMAAPARELPSGWTDYITEVRGHGDHFTPYPAVDRQDAELAGRARRRGAELGIGAGARVLVDCDRYPDPTDWLLAPLAAEATMVLCRNLDRQRLDGRVDSEKVDLVLA